One genomic segment of Melospiza melodia melodia isolate bMelMel2 chromosome 22, bMelMel2.pri, whole genome shotgun sequence includes these proteins:
- the NTMT1 gene encoding N-terminal Xaa-Pro-Lys N-methyltransferase 1 produces MTSEVVENEFEFYSKAEKYWKDVPATVDGMLGGYGHISSIDINSSRKFLQRFLRDGPNRTGTTRALDCGAGIGRITKRLLLPLFKTVDMVDVTEDFLTKAKSYLGEEGRRVRNYFCCGLQDFSPEPNSYDVIWIQWVIGHLTDNHLSDFLKRCRAGLRPNGIVVIKDNMAQEGVIMDDVDSSVCRDLDVVHKIIRRAGLHLLAEERQENFPDEIYHVYTFAMR; encoded by the exons ATGACCAGCGAGGTGGTGGAGAACGAGTTTGAGTTTTACTCCAAGGCAGAGAAGTACTGGAAGGATGTGCCCGCCACGGTGGATGGCATGCTGGGGGGCTACGGCCACATCTCCAGCATCGACATCAACAGCTCCAGGAAGTTCCTGCAGAGGTTTCTGCGG GATGGCCCCAACCGGACGGGGACAACCCGAGCtctggactgcggggctggcatcGGCCGGATCACCAagcggctgctgctgcccctcttcAAGACAGTGGACATGGTGGATGTGACAGAGGACTTCCTCACCAAGGCCAAGAGCTACCTGGGCGAGGAGGGCAGGCGGGTGCGCAACTACTTCTGCTGCGGCCTCCAGGACTTCAGCCCTGAGCCCAACTCCTACGATGTCATCTGGATCCAGTGGGTCATCG gACATCTCACTGACAACCACCTCTCCGACTTCCTGAAGCGCTGCCGTGCCGGCCTGCGGCCCAACGGCATCGTGGTCATCAAGGACAACATGGCCCAGGAGGGTGTGATCATGGACGATGTGGACAGCAGCGTCTGCAGGGACCTGGACGTGGTCCATAAGATCATCcgcagagctgggctgcacctcctggctgAGGAGCGCCAGGAGAACTTTCCTGATGAGATCTACCACGTGTACACCTTTGCCATGAGATGA